From the Serratia nematodiphila DZ0503SBS1 genome, one window contains:
- a CDS encoding MoaF C-terminal domain-containing protein, producing MSAEPSVLNQNAEPDWKNYDDFARGIDTNRLPGTQDWRGKTLQIAFEDGGEITLRFSADRQRVLWAWGGESGEDAYEEVQTSAARYFFNIPLQSPGNECLTLVLNRDSGRALLVRSTLLPEQTVEKGSRLKQSFHVGQIDGVTPGGVAPHLTRELIGYRTLNVYSPNHYYEHFYVNTERYAWQNLRGEQFGHGDMDYATYYKFEDEMFLFTFREKIIPVCSVFFFDFISGRCTGTFLGLDAAGRVLVSPAGAFISKMSYNAYPEGVQPL from the coding sequence ATGTCAGCAGAACCATCCGTACTGAATCAAAATGCCGAACCGGACTGGAAGAATTACGACGATTTCGCGCGCGGCATCGACACCAACCGGCTGCCGGGTACTCAGGACTGGCGCGGCAAAACGTTGCAGATCGCCTTTGAAGACGGCGGGGAAATCACGCTGCGTTTCAGCGCCGATCGGCAGCGGGTGCTGTGGGCCTGGGGCGGGGAGAGCGGCGAGGACGCTTACGAAGAGGTGCAAACCTCCGCCGCCCGCTATTTCTTCAATATTCCGCTGCAGTCGCCGGGCAACGAATGCCTGACGCTGGTGCTCAACCGCGACAGCGGCCGGGCGCTGCTGGTGCGCAGCACGTTGCTGCCCGAGCAAACGGTGGAAAAGGGATCTCGCCTTAAGCAAAGCTTCCACGTTGGGCAGATTGACGGCGTCACGCCGGGCGGCGTCGCGCCGCATCTTACCCGCGAGCTGATCGGTTATCGCACGCTGAATGTCTACAGCCCCAACCACTATTACGAACACTTCTACGTCAACACCGAGCGCTACGCCTGGCAAAACCTGCGCGGCGAACAATTCGGCCACGGCGACATGGACTACGCCACTTACTACAAGTTTGAGGACGAGATGTTCCTGTTCACCTTCCGGGAAAAGATTATCCCGGTGTGCTCGGTGTTCTTCTTCGACTTTATCTCCGGGCGCTGCACCGGCACCTTCCTCGGGTTGGACGCCGCCGGCCGGGTGTTGGTGTCACCGGCCGGGGCGTTTATCAGCAAGATGAGCTACAACGCCTACCCGGAAGGGGTACAGCCGCTTTGA
- a CDS encoding LysR family transcriptional regulator gives MLATHEYANDLILFALIVDCGSFSKAAESAGITSSVVSKRIGRLEKSLGARLLYRTTRSLTLTESGQALYQQAKEIGAKVQEALYAVSEKSEELTGTIRMSVPTISGELLLSESVAEFCALHPSLKVEMRLENRFVDLVEEGIDLAIRTGTMPDSSLIARPIFDSRWVIVCSPGYLESHPEPRNADDLLSHNCLTYTYQESGTANWLMKRPGRNDIYELQVNGNLSANNARAIRKAVIGGHGIAMVPRCMVYEDLQDGKLTEILAGHCGKVLGIYAVYPYTRNLPLKTRLLIEHIIGSYQNISHYF, from the coding sequence ATGCTCGCCACTCACGAATACGCCAACGACCTGATTCTGTTTGCCCTGATTGTCGACTGCGGCTCGTTCAGCAAGGCCGCGGAGAGCGCCGGCATCACCAGCTCGGTGGTCAGCAAACGCATCGGACGGCTGGAAAAATCGCTGGGTGCCCGCCTGCTGTACCGCACCACCCGCAGCCTGACGCTGACCGAAAGCGGCCAGGCGCTCTACCAGCAGGCCAAAGAGATCGGCGCCAAAGTGCAGGAGGCGCTGTATGCCGTCAGCGAAAAGAGCGAAGAGTTGACCGGCACCATCCGTATGTCGGTGCCGACCATTTCGGGCGAGCTGTTGCTGAGCGAAAGCGTGGCGGAATTTTGCGCCCTGCATCCCAGCCTGAAGGTCGAAATGCGGCTGGAAAACCGCTTCGTCGATCTGGTGGAAGAAGGCATCGATCTGGCGATCCGGACCGGCACCATGCCGGATTCCAGCCTGATTGCCCGGCCGATCTTCGATTCCCGCTGGGTGATCGTCTGCTCGCCGGGCTACCTGGAAAGCCACCCGGAACCGCGCAACGCCGACGATCTGCTGAGCCACAACTGCCTGACCTACACCTACCAGGAGAGCGGCACCGCCAACTGGCTGATGAAGCGGCCGGGGCGCAACGACATCTACGAGCTGCAGGTTAACGGCAACCTGTCGGCCAACAATGCGCGGGCGATCCGCAAAGCGGTGATCGGTGGCCACGGCATCGCCATGGTGCCGCGCTGCATGGTGTATGAAGATTTGCAGGACGGTAAACTGACGGAGATCCTGGCCGGCCACTGCGGCAAAGTGCTGGGCATTTACGCCGTTTATCCTTACACCCGCAATCTGCCGTTAAAAACCCGTCTGCTGATCGAACATATCATCGGTTCCTACCAAAATATCAGCCATTATTTTTGA
- the lldD gene encoding FMN-dependent L-lactate dehydrogenase LldD, producing the protein MIISASTDYRAAAQAKLPPFLFHYIDGGAYAEHTLKRNTADLADIALRQRVLRNMSELSLETTLFGEQLAMPVALGPVGLTGMYARRGEVQAARAAAKKGIPFTLSTVSVCPIEEVAPAIDRPMWFQLYVLKDRGFMRNALERAKAAGVKTLVFTVDMPVPGARYRDAHSGMSGPNAALRRVLQAFTHPQWAWDVGLFGKPHDLGNVSAYRGKPTSLEDYIGWLGANFDPSISWKDLEWIREFWDGPMIIKGILDPEDAKDAVRFGADGIIVSNHGGRQLDGVLSTARAMPAIADAVKGDITLLADSGIRSGLDVVRMIALGADSVLLGRAFVYALAAAGEAGVANLLDLIDKEMRVAMTLTGAKTIAEINAGSLVRNA; encoded by the coding sequence ATGATCATCTCCGCGTCAACCGACTACCGGGCCGCCGCCCAGGCCAAACTGCCGCCGTTTCTGTTTCACTACATCGACGGCGGGGCCTACGCGGAGCATACGCTGAAGCGCAATACCGCGGATCTGGCCGATATCGCCTTGCGCCAGCGCGTGCTGCGCAATATGTCCGAACTCAGCCTGGAGACCACGCTGTTCGGCGAGCAGCTGGCGATGCCGGTGGCGCTGGGGCCGGTGGGGCTGACCGGCATGTACGCCCGCCGCGGCGAAGTGCAGGCCGCGCGCGCCGCGGCCAAAAAAGGCATTCCGTTCACGCTGTCCACCGTGTCGGTCTGCCCGATCGAAGAGGTGGCGCCGGCGATCGATCGGCCGATGTGGTTCCAGCTCTACGTGCTCAAAGATCGCGGTTTTATGCGCAACGCGCTGGAGCGCGCCAAGGCCGCCGGCGTGAAAACGCTGGTGTTCACCGTCGACATGCCGGTGCCGGGCGCCCGTTATCGCGACGCCCATTCGGGGATGAGTGGCCCTAACGCCGCCCTGCGCCGCGTGCTGCAGGCGTTTACCCATCCGCAGTGGGCCTGGGATGTCGGCCTGTTCGGCAAGCCGCACGATCTGGGCAACGTCTCGGCCTACCGCGGCAAACCAACCAGCCTGGAAGACTACATCGGCTGGCTGGGCGCCAACTTCGATCCGTCGATTTCCTGGAAAGATCTGGAGTGGATCCGCGAATTCTGGGACGGCCCGATGATCATCAAAGGCATTCTGGATCCGGAAGACGCCAAAGATGCGGTGCGCTTCGGCGCCGACGGCATCATCGTCTCCAACCACGGCGGCCGCCAACTGGACGGCGTGCTGTCGACCGCGCGCGCCATGCCGGCGATCGCCGACGCGGTGAAAGGCGACATCACTCTGCTGGCCGACTCCGGCATCCGCAGCGGCCTGGACGTGGTGCGCATGATCGCGCTGGGCGCCGACAGCGTGCTGCTGGGGCGCGCCTTCGTCTATGCGCTGGCGGCGGCCGGCGAAGCCGGGGTGGCTAACTTGCTGGATCTGATCGACAAAGAGATGCGCGTCGCCATGACGCTCACCGGCGCGAAAACCATTGCGGAGATCAACGCCGGATCGCTGGTCAGAAACGCCTGA
- a CDS encoding DUF4762 family protein, translating into MKKINLSEAENIVGGTFVCSKEFAWVGTGSNRTCNLVKTCADKFGGVQKYYTPAPAASCPTNPTTPS; encoded by the coding sequence ATGAAGAAAATCAATCTGTCTGAAGCGGAAAACATCGTCGGCGGTACTTTCGTTTGTTCCAAGGAATTTGCTTGGGTGGGAACCGGCAGCAACAGAACCTGTAACCTGGTGAAAACCTGCGCGGATAAGTTCGGCGGTGTGCAAAAGTATTATACGCCGGCACCTGCTGCGAGCTGCCCGACTAATCCAACCACGCCAAGCTGA
- a CDS encoding L-lactate permease, whose translation MPLLFSIAPIVLLIWMMTKRNGVPSYLALPLTAAVVYVVQLLWFDASLRLLHANIITALVSTLTPITIIAGAILLNKLMQVSGAENVVRRWLETISPNPVAQLMIIGWAFAFMIEGASGFGTPAAIAAPILVGLGFNPLRVALLTLVMNSVPVSFGAVGTPTWFGFANLGLSDASLLEIGRQTALIHFVAGFVIPLLALRFIVSWQDIRRNLPFILLSVLSCTLPYLLLAQVNYEFPALVGGAIGLALSVLLARGGIGLARGDKPQSAGQAVPFMQVVKAMTPTLLLIAILIVTRVHQLGLKALLNNTALLWRENLGWLGELRISRALIVELQQVLGTTAAAGYKTLYVPALIPFLLVVLLCIPLFRLNGGQMRQMFSETGGRIARPFIALFGALVMVNLMMQGGDNAPVILIGKALAALTGDSWLLFSSFLGALGSFFSGSNTVSNLTFGGIQQSIAQSSGLDVNLTLALQSVGGAMGNMVCLNNIIAVCSILGIGNAEGKIIRKTVLPMLAYGGIAAAMAAILTL comes from the coding sequence ATGCCCCTGCTTTTCAGTATTGCGCCCATCGTCCTGCTGATTTGGATGATGACCAAAAGGAATGGCGTGCCCTCTTATCTCGCCCTGCCGCTGACGGCCGCCGTGGTGTATGTCGTACAGCTCCTGTGGTTCGATGCCTCGCTGCGGCTGCTGCATGCCAATATCATCACCGCGCTGGTGTCGACGCTGACGCCGATCACCATCATTGCCGGCGCCATCCTGCTCAACAAACTGATGCAGGTAAGCGGCGCGGAGAACGTGGTGCGCCGCTGGCTGGAAACCATCAGCCCCAATCCCGTGGCCCAGTTGATGATTATCGGCTGGGCGTTCGCCTTTATGATCGAGGGCGCCAGCGGCTTCGGCACCCCGGCCGCCATCGCCGCGCCGATTCTGGTCGGGCTGGGCTTCAACCCGCTGCGCGTCGCCCTGCTGACGCTGGTGATGAACTCGGTACCGGTCTCCTTCGGCGCCGTGGGCACCCCTACCTGGTTCGGCTTTGCCAATCTCGGCCTGTCGGACGCCAGCCTGCTGGAGATCGGCCGGCAAACCGCGCTGATCCACTTCGTCGCCGGCTTCGTCATTCCTCTGCTGGCGCTGCGCTTTATCGTTTCCTGGCAGGATATCCGCCGCAACCTGCCGTTTATCCTGCTCAGCGTGCTGAGCTGCACCCTGCCCTATCTGTTGCTGGCCCAGGTGAACTATGAATTCCCGGCGCTGGTCGGCGGTGCAATCGGCCTGGCGCTGTCGGTGCTGCTGGCGCGCGGCGGTATCGGCCTCGCCCGCGGCGACAAACCGCAGAGCGCCGGGCAGGCGGTGCCGTTCATGCAGGTGGTCAAGGCCATGACCCCGACCCTGCTGCTGATTGCTATTCTGATAGTGACGCGCGTCCACCAGCTGGGCCTTAAAGCGCTGCTCAACAACACCGCGCTGCTGTGGCGGGAAAACCTCGGCTGGCTCGGGGAGCTGCGCATCAGCCGGGCGCTGATCGTCGAACTGCAGCAGGTGCTGGGCACCACCGCCGCCGCCGGCTACAAAACGCTGTATGTCCCGGCGCTGATCCCGTTCCTGTTGGTGGTGCTGCTGTGCATTCCGTTGTTCCGTCTGAATGGCGGCCAGATGCGGCAAATGTTTAGCGAAACCGGCGGGCGCATCGCGCGGCCCTTTATCGCCCTGTTCGGCGCGTTGGTGATGGTCAACCTGATGATGCAGGGCGGCGACAACGCGCCGGTGATCCTGATCGGTAAAGCGCTGGCGGCGCTGACCGGCGACAGCTGGCTGCTGTTCTCGTCGTTCCTCGGCGCGCTGGGCTCGTTCTTCTCCGGCTCCAATACCGTTTCGAACCTGACGTTCGGCGGTATTCAGCAGTCGATCGCCCAGAGCAGCGGCCTCGACGTCAACCTGACGCTGGCCTTGCAGTCCGTCGGCGGCGCCATGGGCAACATGGTGTGCCTGAACAACATTATCGCGGTCTGTTCGATCCTCGGGATCGGCAACGCCGAAGGCAAAATCATCAGAAAGACCGTGCTGCCGATGCTGGCGTACGGCGGGATCGCCGCCGCCATGGCAGCGATCCTCACGCTCTGA